A single region of the Austwickia chelonae genome encodes:
- the gatB gene encoding Asp-tRNA(Asn)/Glu-tRNA(Gln) amidotransferase subunit GatB, translating to MVELLDIDEALASFDPVMGLEVHVELNTRTKMFCACLTEFGAAPNSQVCPVCLGLPGALPVVNRAAIDSAIRIGLALNCSIATTCRFARKNYFYPDMTKNFQTSQYDEPIAFDGYLDVELDDGEIYRVEIERAHMEEDAGKLIHVGGATGRIHGADYSLIDYNRAGIPLIEIVTRPLVGAGGRAPEVARAYVSALRELMRALKVSDARMEQGSMRCDVNLSLRPRAGHDRRGADQSAVPFGTRTETKNVNSLRSVEAACRFEIRRHAAVLASGGAIVQETRHWHEDTGETTAGRPKSDADDYRYFPEPDLVPVAPTPEHVEKLRGTLPEPPGQRLKRLQAEWVFTDLEMRDILGSGALDLVEATVRAGGSASAAKKWWVGEISRRANAQGMELAQMSISAEQVVELDSLVTGGRLNDTMAKQVLDGVLAEEGGPTQVADARGLQMVSDSGALQSAVEAVIARNGAVVEKIRGGRVQAVGALIGQVMKEMKGQADAAKVRALILETLGVEG from the coding sequence ATGGTGGAACTGCTCGATATCGACGAGGCCTTGGCTTCCTTCGACCCGGTGATGGGCCTGGAGGTGCATGTCGAGTTGAACACGCGGACGAAGATGTTCTGTGCTTGCCTGACCGAGTTCGGCGCAGCTCCGAACTCGCAGGTGTGCCCGGTCTGTCTGGGCCTGCCAGGAGCCCTTCCTGTGGTCAACCGGGCCGCGATCGACTCAGCCATCCGGATCGGATTGGCCTTGAACTGTTCGATCGCGACGACTTGCCGCTTTGCCCGGAAGAACTACTTCTACCCGGACATGACGAAGAACTTCCAGACGAGTCAGTACGACGAGCCGATCGCTTTCGACGGGTATCTGGACGTCGAACTCGACGACGGCGAGATCTATCGGGTGGAGATCGAGCGAGCTCATATGGAGGAGGATGCGGGCAAACTCATCCACGTAGGTGGCGCGACCGGGCGCATCCATGGCGCCGACTATTCGCTGATCGACTACAACCGCGCGGGAATTCCGCTCATCGAGATTGTCACCCGTCCTCTGGTGGGGGCGGGGGGGCGAGCTCCCGAGGTGGCCCGGGCTTATGTGAGCGCGCTACGTGAACTGATGCGGGCGTTGAAGGTCTCCGACGCGCGGATGGAACAAGGGTCGATGCGTTGTGATGTCAACCTGTCGTTGCGTCCGAGAGCTGGCCACGACCGGCGCGGTGCGGATCAGTCGGCGGTCCCCTTCGGCACGCGTACCGAGACGAAGAACGTGAATTCCCTGCGTAGCGTCGAAGCAGCCTGCCGTTTTGAGATCCGCCGTCATGCGGCGGTTCTCGCCTCAGGGGGAGCGATCGTCCAAGAGACACGACACTGGCACGAGGACACGGGTGAGACCACAGCGGGGCGTCCGAAATCGGATGCTGACGATTACCGCTACTTCCCCGAACCTGATCTGGTCCCGGTGGCTCCCACGCCGGAACATGTCGAGAAGCTACGGGGGACTCTTCCGGAACCTCCTGGGCAACGACTCAAACGACTCCAGGCGGAATGGGTCTTCACCGACCTCGAGATGCGGGACATCTTGGGCTCCGGGGCCTTGGACCTGGTTGAGGCCACGGTTCGGGCCGGAGGCTCGGCGTCGGCCGCCAAGAAGTGGTGGGTCGGGGAGATCTCCCGCCGTGCCAATGCGCAGGGGATGGAACTGGCGCAGATGTCGATCTCCGCTGAACAGGTGGTGGAGCTGGACTCGCTGGTGACCGGTGGGCGTTTGAACGACACGATGGCCAAGCAGGTCCTGGACGGTGTGTTGGCAGAAGAGGGCGGGCCGACCCAGGTCGCCGATGCCCGAGGCCTGCAGATGGTCTCCGACTCGGGTGCGCTTCAGTCCGCGGTCGAGGCCGTGATCGCGCGGAACGGCGCGGTGGTCGAGAAGATCCGTGGCGGTCGGGTACAGGCCGTGGGTGCCTTGATCGGTCAGGTCATGAAGGAGATGAAGGGGCAGGCCGATGCTGCCAAGGTACGGGCATTGATTCTGGAGACGCTGGGGGTCGAAGGCTGA
- a CDS encoding SixA phosphatase family protein, producing the protein MTEIPRVLVLVRHAEAVSFSPGGDAQRALTESGREVAREVGARLAGEGVRPDLLICSPAVRTVQTYEELRSGGLQVQELWGEPSLYDAAVEDVVDSIREVPEDIRTLVVLGHAPGVPGVIAVVADHREQDEEPVHRRVEGWPPAGVGVVVHAGPWSTFPDDSSAVVMLQSPPEKV; encoded by the coding sequence ATGACGGAGATCCCACGCGTGTTGGTGTTGGTACGACATGCCGAGGCGGTGTCCTTCTCGCCGGGAGGGGACGCACAGCGAGCTTTGACTGAGTCTGGCCGTGAAGTGGCTCGAGAGGTGGGTGCACGGCTGGCTGGTGAAGGTGTACGCCCTGATCTACTGATCTGCTCGCCGGCTGTACGCACAGTGCAGACCTACGAGGAATTGCGTAGCGGCGGTCTCCAGGTGCAGGAACTGTGGGGGGAGCCGTCGTTGTACGACGCTGCGGTCGAAGATGTCGTGGACTCGATTCGTGAGGTTCCCGAGGACATTCGTACGTTGGTGGTGCTGGGACATGCTCCTGGAGTGCCTGGTGTGATCGCTGTGGTGGCTGATCATCGTGAGCAGGACGAGGAACCGGTGCACCGAAGGGTCGAGGGGTGGCCTCCTGCGGGGGTGGGGGTCGTCGTCCACGCGGGTCCTTGGTCGACCTTCCCCGATGACTCCTCAGCTGTGGTGATGTTGCAGAGCCCACCGGAAAAGGTGTGA
- a CDS encoding reprolysin-like metallopeptidase, whose product MNVGRGRSVALACTMAALIASGSGVQQASAADGPQVTVQGELVTVVDGPTKESRVRVPGGAFVPVAAAAVKDVEPGAKISVTVPRRTMERSGTSFTPVPDAVAPVTSVQPPVSSAQMSPAVHQITAVVAVPRGVSGTAPSSDAVRAQIASVSQYWSEQTGGALTFSATSVTGPVNLSASCSDVWSMWEEAASRAGFSAGPNKHLVLVLPREAASAGCGYGLASVGSGVSAGGYAYVSDTAWPVMSHELGHNLGLAHAQRLTCPGVADVALSEAAAKGCRIDEYGDPWDVMAASAPNNAGSLSAPQAHRLGMWPSSAVTELSSGSASVSLNPVSSFTGTRAVRVVDPKSGAVYFVEYRTRSGRDYLLYSNMVGGVRIVREDSSKSGQAKPSLALDASPSGSSADVNWGIPVGGSFTSYGGGVTVQVISQDASSAQVKVTAGAVNPSPVQSPAPAPSPVSVTKPAATYDLSPSTGKVSRLGNGGWYAVPSSAYMFNSALVTYTSGASWSTTVDGGRSMDIIGTAFPGGARGRVLVDGVAWADFDSYRATSTDPYKQVLRTVNIPAGRHTVTIVALPSAGRGTLALDAYRLR is encoded by the coding sequence ATGAATGTCGGACGAGGGCGATCTGTGGCATTGGCCTGCACGATGGCGGCTCTGATCGCCTCAGGATCCGGGGTTCAACAGGCTTCGGCCGCAGACGGTCCGCAGGTGACCGTGCAGGGCGAGTTGGTCACGGTCGTCGACGGTCCGACCAAGGAGAGCAGGGTCCGGGTTCCTGGAGGCGCTTTCGTTCCAGTTGCTGCGGCTGCGGTGAAGGATGTCGAGCCGGGAGCGAAGATCTCGGTCACGGTGCCGCGCCGGACGATGGAACGTTCCGGAACCTCCTTCACCCCCGTCCCTGACGCGGTGGCACCGGTCACATCAGTTCAGCCGCCGGTGTCCTCTGCCCAGATGAGCCCAGCAGTCCACCAGATCACTGCGGTTGTTGCCGTACCCCGAGGTGTGTCCGGCACTGCCCCCAGCTCGGATGCGGTGCGCGCGCAGATTGCTTCGGTATCCCAGTACTGGTCGGAGCAGACCGGTGGTGCTTTGACCTTCTCGGCCACTTCGGTGACCGGACCGGTCAACCTGTCGGCGTCCTGTAGCGATGTCTGGTCGATGTGGGAGGAGGCGGCGTCACGGGCTGGCTTCAGCGCTGGCCCCAACAAGCACTTGGTGCTGGTCTTGCCTCGGGAGGCGGCGAGCGCGGGCTGCGGTTACGGCTTGGCCAGTGTGGGCTCGGGTGTCAGCGCGGGAGGCTACGCCTATGTGTCCGACACGGCTTGGCCAGTGATGTCTCACGAGCTGGGGCACAACCTGGGACTGGCGCATGCGCAGCGGCTGACCTGCCCGGGTGTGGCTGATGTCGCGCTGAGTGAGGCGGCGGCGAAGGGCTGTCGGATCGATGAGTACGGCGACCCGTGGGACGTGATGGCTGCGTCGGCACCGAACAATGCTGGTTCGTTGTCGGCGCCTCAGGCCCATCGGTTGGGGATGTGGCCGTCCTCGGCGGTGACGGAGCTGTCCTCGGGGTCGGCCTCGGTGTCCTTGAACCCGGTCTCTTCTTTCACCGGTACTCGGGCGGTGCGTGTGGTCGACCCGAAGTCGGGCGCGGTGTACTTCGTGGAGTACCGGACCCGGAGCGGTCGGGACTACTTGTTGTACTCGAACATGGTTGGCGGGGTCCGGATCGTACGGGAGGACTCGTCGAAGTCGGGGCAGGCCAAGCCGTCCCTGGCATTGGACGCTTCGCCGAGTGGCTCCTCCGCAGATGTGAACTGGGGCATCCCGGTGGGTGGTTCGTTCACGTCGTACGGCGGCGGGGTGACGGTCCAAGTGATTTCGCAGGACGCTTCTTCGGCGCAGGTGAAGGTGACTGCAGGCGCGGTGAATCCGTCACCGGTTCAGAGCCCGGCGCCTGCGCCGTCGCCGGTATCGGTGACAAAGCCTGCGGCGACTTACGATCTGTCACCGAGCACCGGGAAGGTTTCACGTCTGGGTAACGGAGGATGGTATGCGGTGCCTTCGTCGGCCTATATGTTCAACAGTGCTCTGGTGACGTACACCTCCGGTGCGTCATGGTCGACGACGGTGGACGGTGGGCGATCGATGGACATCATCGGGACGGCTTTCCCTGGTGGCGCCCGTGGACGGGTTCTGGTGGATGGCGTGGCCTGGGCTGATTTCGACAGTTACCGTGCCACCTCGACGGACCCGTACAAGCAGGTTCTGCGGACGGTGAATATTCCGGCGGGGCGGCACACCGTGACGATCGTGGCCTTGCCGTCGGCTGGCCGGGGGACCTTGGCCTTGGATGCTTATCGTCTGCGCTGA
- the ilvD gene encoding dihydroxy-acid dehydratase: MTAISSANGPDIKPRSREVTDGIESSASRGMLRAVGLSDEDFAKPQIGVASSWNEITPCNLSLDRLARAVKEGVHAAGGYPLEFGTISVSDGISMGHEGMHFSLVSREIIADSVETVMMAERLDGSVLLAGCDKSLPGMLMAAARLDLAAVFLYAGSILPGIAKLSDGTEKQVTIIDAFEAVGACARGLMKAEDVDAIERAICPGEGACGGMYTANTMASVAEAIGMSLPGSAAPPSVDRRRDVAARKSGEAVVELLRRGISARDIMTKEAFENAISVVMAFGGSTNAVLHLLAIAHEAQVDLTLDDFRRIGATVPHLADVKPFGAHVMTDVDRVGGVPVVMKALLDAGLLHGDCLTVTGRTVAENLADIAPPDPDGLVLRALGQPIHPTGGITVLSGSLAPEGAVVKSAGFDSEVFEGTARVFDGERGAMDAVEDGTLQAGDVVVIRYEGPKGGPGMREMLAVTGAIKGAGLGKDVLLLTDGRFSGGTTGLCVGHVAPEAVDFGPIAYVQDGDRIRLDVAQGTLDLLVGEEEMAARRQQAVSAPEPRYTRGVLAKYRRLVRSASLGAVCD; this comes from the coding sequence ATGACCGCCATCTCTTCCGCCAACGGACCGGACATCAAGCCCCGTAGCCGCGAGGTCACCGACGGCATCGAATCCTCAGCCAGCCGAGGGATGCTCCGCGCTGTAGGTCTGAGCGACGAAGATTTCGCCAAACCGCAGATCGGTGTGGCCAGCAGCTGGAACGAGATCACCCCTTGCAATCTCTCCTTGGACCGGCTCGCTCGAGCTGTCAAGGAAGGTGTCCACGCCGCAGGCGGATACCCGCTCGAGTTCGGCACGATCTCGGTCTCCGACGGCATCTCCATGGGGCACGAGGGCATGCACTTCTCCCTGGTCAGCAGGGAGATCATCGCAGACTCCGTGGAGACAGTCATGATGGCCGAGCGACTCGACGGGTCGGTACTCCTCGCCGGGTGCGACAAATCGTTACCCGGCATGCTCATGGCTGCGGCCAGGCTCGACCTGGCTGCTGTTTTCCTCTATGCCGGATCGATCTTGCCCGGCATTGCCAAACTCTCCGATGGCACCGAGAAACAAGTCACCATCATCGACGCCTTCGAGGCAGTGGGGGCTTGTGCCCGAGGGCTGATGAAGGCTGAGGATGTTGACGCGATCGAACGGGCCATCTGCCCCGGAGAAGGCGCCTGCGGCGGCATGTACACGGCAAACACCATGGCATCGGTAGCTGAGGCCATCGGCATGTCACTCCCGGGCAGCGCAGCTCCGCCGAGTGTCGACCGGAGACGCGATGTCGCTGCCCGCAAATCCGGAGAGGCGGTCGTCGAGCTGCTCCGTCGCGGGATCAGCGCGCGCGACATCATGACCAAGGAAGCGTTCGAGAACGCCATCAGCGTGGTGATGGCCTTCGGAGGGTCGACCAATGCCGTCCTCCATCTGCTGGCGATCGCACACGAGGCACAGGTCGATTTGACCCTGGACGATTTCCGGCGGATCGGTGCGACGGTTCCTCATCTGGCAGATGTGAAGCCATTCGGTGCACACGTGATGACCGATGTCGACCGGGTCGGTGGGGTCCCTGTCGTGATGAAAGCTCTGCTCGATGCAGGCCTGTTGCATGGTGATTGCCTCACGGTGACCGGACGTACGGTGGCCGAGAACCTCGCGGATATCGCGCCTCCCGACCCGGACGGCCTCGTTCTGCGGGCTTTGGGCCAGCCGATCCACCCCACAGGCGGGATCACAGTTCTGTCCGGGTCGCTGGCTCCGGAAGGTGCCGTGGTGAAATCGGCAGGCTTTGATTCAGAGGTCTTCGAGGGTACTGCGCGGGTGTTCGACGGAGAACGTGGCGCGATGGATGCGGTCGAGGACGGCACGCTCCAGGCCGGTGACGTGGTGGTGATTCGTTACGAGGGGCCGAAGGGCGGACCGGGGATGCGGGAGATGCTGGCGGTGACCGGTGCCATCAAGGGTGCAGGGTTGGGTAAGGACGTCCTCCTGCTCACCGACGGTCGTTTCTCCGGGGGCACCACCGGGTTGTGCGTGGGACATGTCGCGCCGGAAGCGGTCGACTTCGGGCCGATCGCCTACGTGCAGGACGGAGATCGCATCCGACTGGATGTGGCACAGGGCACGCTGGACCTACTGGTCGGTGAGGAAGAGATGGCTGCTCGCCGGCAGCAGGCGGTTTCCGCGCCTGAACCTCGATACACGCGTGGAGTGTTGGCCAAGTATCGGCGCCTTGTGCGCTCGGCGAGCCTGGGCGCGGTCTGCGATTGA
- the bfr gene encoding bacterioferritin, with protein MKPRSPRVVELLNEALTIELTVVNTYFLHARMLDNWGLSKLGQVFYDLSIGEMKDADKLMNRILMYDGHPNVQRLNPITIGESVEEMLRLALASELEAVSAFNSAADECHDLGDHATASIFQEMAREEEEHADWFEGQLDAVHRVGIENYSAMQLAPGEGPAD; from the coding sequence ATGAAACCCCGGAGCCCCCGCGTCGTCGAGCTGCTTAATGAAGCGTTGACGATTGAGCTGACCGTCGTCAACACCTACTTCCTCCACGCTCGAATGCTCGACAACTGGGGATTATCCAAGCTCGGGCAGGTCTTCTACGACCTCTCCATCGGTGAGATGAAAGATGCGGACAAGCTCATGAACCGCATCCTCATGTATGACGGTCACCCCAACGTCCAGCGACTCAACCCCATCACCATCGGCGAATCGGTCGAAGAGATGCTCCGCCTTGCCCTAGCCAGCGAACTCGAGGCCGTCAGCGCCTTCAACTCCGCCGCCGACGAGTGCCATGACCTGGGTGACCATGCCACCGCTTCCATCTTCCAGGAGATGGCACGCGAAGAAGAGGAGCACGCCGACTGGTTCGAAGGGCAGCTCGACGCGGTGCATCGTGTCGGCATCGAGAACTACAGCGCCATGCAGCTCGCTCCCGGCGAAGGCCCCGCAGACTGA
- a CDS encoding (2Fe-2S)-binding protein yields the protein MIICHCAVVTDEQLRVAALHESRLGRICQATGAGQNCGRCIPSVRKLLEDLLFHRDSKSLTYATEKNHETPEPPRRRAA from the coding sequence ATGATCATTTGTCACTGCGCCGTCGTCACCGACGAACAACTACGCGTAGCGGCACTGCATGAATCACGTCTAGGACGTATCTGTCAGGCCACCGGCGCAGGCCAGAACTGCGGTAGATGCATTCCATCTGTGCGAAAATTGCTTGAGGACTTACTATTTCATCGAGATAGCAAGTCCTTGACATATGCCACGGAGAAGAATCATGAAACCCCGGAGCCCCCGCGTCGTCGAGCTGCTTAA
- a CDS encoding S41 family peptidase — translation MASSLKSRFSARRLLRVFGVMVLAVIVAGGALVWRWGPRYGIYLFPPSPAAYAEQAISKMGQGYFAEGDLWAEARAKALRQVSAANSYEATLPALKEALAVAGGPSSQLAEKKDKTKGEKGQLPLPGIGTKARITTITVPKIESSDADYHEKYARSMSTGIHSAKSGTCGWIVDLRGNTGGDALAMLSGLSPLLTDGVVAGWEKRNGKSGEVVVSGDKVKVGRRSLETDHGGKVRGQVAILQDGRTSHSAELVVVAFRGQPGVRSFGMPTTGNSAVRQSVPLYDGRTLQLTIGVDTDRSGVRYGGPVEPQEKAADALSAATKWLATSCR, via the coding sequence ATGGCCAGTTCGCTGAAATCACGGTTCTCAGCCCGTCGTCTCCTACGGGTTTTCGGAGTCATGGTGCTGGCAGTGATCGTGGCCGGCGGCGCCCTGGTCTGGCGGTGGGGGCCGCGTTACGGCATCTACCTCTTCCCTCCGTCACCGGCGGCCTACGCGGAACAGGCGATCTCCAAGATGGGGCAGGGTTACTTCGCCGAGGGGGACCTCTGGGCGGAGGCCAGAGCGAAAGCGCTTCGGCAGGTTTCCGCTGCGAACTCGTACGAGGCGACATTGCCTGCCTTGAAGGAGGCGCTCGCGGTGGCAGGGGGTCCGTCGTCCCAGCTGGCCGAGAAGAAGGACAAGACCAAGGGGGAGAAGGGACAGCTTCCTCTGCCTGGGATCGGTACAAAAGCGCGGATTACGACGATCACGGTGCCCAAGATCGAGTCGTCGGATGCGGATTATCACGAGAAGTATGCCCGCAGCATGTCCACAGGAATCCACTCGGCCAAGTCGGGGACCTGCGGCTGGATCGTCGATCTTCGAGGTAATACGGGTGGGGACGCTCTGGCAATGCTCTCGGGTCTGAGTCCGCTCCTGACCGATGGGGTGGTGGCTGGGTGGGAGAAACGCAACGGAAAGAGCGGCGAGGTCGTGGTGTCCGGTGACAAGGTCAAGGTGGGGAGGCGGAGCCTCGAGACCGACCACGGCGGCAAGGTTCGTGGGCAGGTGGCGATCCTGCAGGACGGCCGCACTTCGCACTCTGCCGAGCTGGTGGTGGTGGCTTTCCGTGGGCAGCCGGGTGTCCGCTCCTTCGGGATGCCCACGACCGGTAACTCTGCAGTGCGACAGTCGGTGCCTCTCTACGACGGTCGGACTCTGCAGCTGACCATCGGGGTGGACACTGACCGGTCCGGGGTGCGCTACGGGGGGCCGGTCGAGCCGCAGGAGAAAGCTGCTGATGCTCTGTCGGCGGCGACGAAGTGGTTGGCCACGTCCTGCCGCTAG
- a CDS encoding acetolactate synthase large subunit: MANRAEKRSIEHVSGAQSLVRALEEIGCEVVFGLPGGAILPAYDPLMDSTKVRHILVRHEQGAGHAAQGYATATGKTGVCMATSGPGATNLVTPIADAYMDSVPLVAITGQVGSQSIGTDAFQEADIRGITMPITKHNYLVTDPEKIPQAIAEAFHIAATGRPGPVLVDITKDALQAQTTFSWPPRMALPGYRPTTRPHSKQIREAVRLIREAHRPVLYIGGGILKAGATEALGQLVETTGIPLVTTLMARGAVPDEHPLHYGMPGMHGSVSAVTALQRADLIIALGARFDDRVTGKLSTFAPLAKVVHADIDPAEIGKNRSVDVPIVGDCREVVRALLEEIDHAEPLSDYSAWVQEMDAIRRTYPLGYSEPESGLMAPQYVIERIGALAGPEATYVSGVGQHQMWAAQFVRYSRPRSWLNSGGLGTMGYSVPAAMGAKVAEPGRTVWAIDGDGCFQMTNQELATCVIENIPIKVAVINNSSLGMVRQWQTLFYDQRYSNTDLHTGHETRRVPDFVKLAEAYGCLGLRCERAEDVDATIVAAMQVDDRPVVVDFVVCRDAQVWPMVPAGVSNDEIMYARGLSPVWDREE; this comes from the coding sequence ATCGCGAACCGGGCAGAAAAGCGGTCGATTGAGCACGTCAGCGGCGCGCAAAGCCTTGTACGCGCCCTCGAGGAGATTGGTTGCGAGGTCGTTTTCGGGCTTCCTGGAGGTGCCATCCTCCCTGCCTACGATCCACTGATGGACAGCACCAAGGTGCGGCACATCCTGGTCCGTCACGAGCAGGGTGCCGGCCACGCAGCTCAGGGATATGCCACTGCCACCGGCAAGACCGGAGTCTGCATGGCCACATCCGGACCCGGCGCGACCAACTTGGTCACGCCGATTGCCGATGCCTACATGGACTCGGTTCCCCTCGTCGCCATCACCGGCCAGGTCGGCAGCCAATCCATCGGCACCGATGCTTTCCAAGAAGCCGATATTCGCGGCATCACCATGCCCATCACCAAGCACAACTACCTGGTCACCGACCCGGAGAAGATTCCCCAGGCCATCGCTGAAGCCTTCCACATCGCGGCCACCGGACGCCCTGGTCCAGTTCTCGTCGATATCACCAAAGACGCGCTCCAGGCCCAGACCACCTTCTCCTGGCCACCCCGGATGGCACTCCCCGGTTACCGGCCCACTACACGCCCGCACAGCAAACAGATCAGAGAAGCCGTACGTCTCATCCGCGAGGCGCACCGGCCCGTGCTCTACATCGGCGGTGGAATCCTCAAAGCAGGGGCCACCGAAGCACTGGGTCAGCTGGTGGAAACCACCGGTATTCCACTGGTCACCACCTTGATGGCCCGCGGAGCGGTCCCTGACGAACACCCCCTGCACTACGGGATGCCAGGCATGCACGGATCCGTTTCCGCTGTCACCGCGCTCCAGCGGGCGGACCTGATCATCGCGCTCGGTGCCCGTTTCGACGACCGGGTCACCGGGAAGCTCTCGACCTTTGCCCCGCTGGCCAAGGTTGTGCATGCCGACATCGACCCTGCGGAGATCGGTAAGAACCGATCGGTCGATGTGCCGATCGTCGGAGACTGTCGTGAAGTCGTTCGCGCCCTGTTGGAGGAGATCGACCACGCAGAGCCCCTCAGCGACTACAGCGCCTGGGTCCAGGAGATGGATGCCATCCGACGGACCTACCCACTCGGCTATTCAGAACCTGAATCAGGTTTGATGGCGCCGCAATACGTCATCGAACGGATCGGAGCGCTGGCAGGACCCGAGGCCACTTATGTCTCCGGGGTCGGCCAACATCAGATGTGGGCAGCCCAGTTCGTCAGATACAGCAGACCCCGAAGCTGGCTGAATTCCGGCGGGCTGGGCACCATGGGGTACAGCGTTCCTGCTGCGATGGGTGCCAAGGTCGCCGAGCCGGGGCGCACGGTCTGGGCGATCGACGGCGACGGCTGTTTCCAGATGACCAACCAGGAACTCGCCACCTGTGTCATCGAGAACATCCCGATCAAAGTAGCCGTCATCAACAACTCCAGCCTCGGCATGGTGCGCCAGTGGCAGACCTTGTTCTACGACCAGCGCTACAGCAACACCGACCTACACACCGGCCACGAAACCCGACGTGTCCCCGACTTCGTGAAACTTGCCGAGGCCTATGGGTGCCTGGGGCTGCGCTGCGAACGCGCCGAGGACGTCGACGCCACCATCGTCGCGGCGATGCAGGTGGACGACCGCCCGGTCGTCGTTGATTTCGTGGTCTGCCGTGACGCCCAGGTCTGGCCGATGGTTCCGGCCGGGGTCAGCAACGACGAGATCATGTACGCACGCGGGCTCTCGCCCGTGTGGGATCGCGAGGAGTGA
- the ilvN gene encoding acetolactate synthase small subunit, translating to MSRHTLSVLVENKPGVLTRIAALFSRRGFNISSLAVGETENPEISRMTVLVDAEQLPLEQVTKQLNKLVEVIKVVELDQSQTVERRILLVKVRVDANTRSHVIETVHLFRANVVDVAQDSLTIEATGRVEKLEALLTMLRPYGVKELVQSGLVAIGRGSRSITDRTGRH from the coding sequence GTGAGCAGACACACACTCTCCGTTCTGGTGGAGAACAAGCCCGGCGTGTTGACGCGGATCGCGGCGCTCTTCAGCCGTAGAGGGTTCAACATCAGTTCGCTGGCCGTCGGCGAGACGGAGAACCCAGAGATCTCTCGGATGACGGTCCTGGTGGACGCCGAACAGCTTCCCCTGGAGCAGGTCACCAAACAACTCAACAAGCTCGTCGAAGTGATCAAGGTGGTCGAGCTCGATCAATCCCAGACTGTCGAACGCCGGATTCTGCTGGTGAAAGTTCGAGTCGATGCGAACACCCGTAGCCACGTGATCGAGACCGTCCACCTGTTCCGCGCCAATGTCGTCGATGTCGCACAGGACTCGTTGACCATCGAAGCCACCGGGCGGGTGGAGAAACTCGAAGCCTTGCTGACGATGCTCCGGCCCTACGGGGTCAAGGAGCTGGTGCAGTCCGGGCTGGTCGCGATCGGACGAGGATCCAGATCCATCACCGATCGCACCGGACGACACTGA
- the ilvC gene encoding ketol-acid reductoisomerase yields the protein MATMFHDEDADLSVIQGRKVAVIGYGSQGHAHALNLRDSGVDVRIGLAEGSASRAKAEAEGLRVQTVADAVTEADLVVVLTPDQVQRKVYADEIEPNLAAGSALMFAHGFNIRFGYIQPSAGIDVFMVAPKGPGHLVRREYTDGRGVPVLLAVEKDESGKAWDLAKSYAKAIGGLRAGGIRTTFTEETETDLFGEQAVLCGGASQLVQYGFETLVEAGYQPEVAYFECLHELKLIVDLMIEGGIAKQRWSISDTAEFGDYVSGPRVIDPHVKENMQAVLEDIRNGVFAKRFIDDQDAGAPEFTALREKGTQHPIEQTGKELRSMMAWIRTGGLDSDYTEGSAAR from the coding sequence ATGGCGACAATGTTCCACGACGAAGACGCTGACCTGAGCGTGATCCAAGGCCGTAAGGTCGCTGTCATCGGCTACGGAAGCCAAGGACATGCACACGCACTCAACCTGCGTGACTCCGGGGTCGACGTGCGGATCGGGCTTGCCGAGGGCAGCGCTTCCCGAGCAAAAGCTGAAGCAGAGGGCCTCCGGGTTCAGACCGTCGCCGACGCCGTCACCGAGGCTGACCTCGTGGTCGTGCTGACCCCTGACCAGGTGCAGCGTAAGGTCTACGCCGACGAGATCGAGCCGAACCTGGCAGCGGGGTCAGCGCTGATGTTCGCCCACGGGTTCAACATCCGCTTCGGCTACATCCAGCCGTCTGCTGGTATCGACGTCTTCATGGTCGCGCCGAAGGGCCCCGGTCATCTGGTGCGCCGTGAATACACCGACGGACGGGGAGTCCCGGTTCTTCTGGCCGTGGAGAAGGACGAGAGCGGAAAAGCTTGGGATCTGGCCAAGTCCTATGCCAAAGCCATCGGTGGGCTGCGCGCAGGAGGTATCCGCACCACCTTCACCGAAGAGACCGAGACCGACCTCTTCGGTGAGCAGGCAGTTCTGTGTGGTGGTGCCTCGCAACTGGTCCAGTACGGTTTCGAAACGCTCGTGGAGGCCGGATACCAGCCCGAGGTGGCCTATTTCGAGTGCTTGCACGAACTCAAGCTGATCGTCGACCTGATGATCGAAGGAGGGATCGCCAAACAACGCTGGTCGATCTCTGACACCGCCGAGTTCGGCGACTACGTCTCAGGACCGCGGGTCATCGATCCGCATGTCAAGGAGAACATGCAGGCAGTCCTCGAAGACATCCGTAACGGAGTCTTCGCGAAACGATTCATCGATGATCAGGACGCCGGCGCACCGGAATTCACCGCGCTGCGTGAGAAGGGCACCCAGCACCCCATCGAACAGACCGGCAAGGAGCTGCGCAGCATGATGGCCTGGATCCGAACCGGCGGGCTCGACAGCGACTACACCGAGGGCTCAGCAGCCCGCTGA